The Pseudosulfitobacter pseudonitzschiae genome includes a region encoding these proteins:
- a CDS encoding 2-dehydro-3-deoxygalactonokinase, with product MAAVAWIAVDWGTTHVRVWLMSADGQVIEARSGDRGMGALAQDGYELALLALISDVLGHGPVPVIICGMAGAKQGWAEAPYASVPCAPPDVSSAKRVPTQDARVQVYILSGVSQRNPADVMRGEETQIKGLIATQPDFDGVACLPGTHTKWAHLSAGEIVSFQTFMTGELFALLSLQSVLRHSVATEGWDDAAFATAVDDAMGRPQTIAAKLFGLRANALLGGLEGAEARARLSGLLIGIELAASRPYWLGQQVALIGAAASADPYETALTAQGVPVLRMDPTDMTLAGLRAAYSKLDQI from the coding sequence ATGGCGGCTGTGGCATGGATCGCGGTGGATTGGGGCACCACGCATGTGCGGGTCTGGCTGATGTCTGCCGACGGTCAGGTGATCGAGGCGCGCAGCGGCGATCGCGGAATGGGCGCACTGGCGCAGGACGGCTATGAACTGGCCCTTTTGGCGTTGATTTCGGACGTTTTGGGGCACGGCCCGGTGCCGGTGATCATCTGCGGCATGGCTGGCGCGAAACAGGGCTGGGCCGAAGCGCCCTATGCCTCTGTTCCCTGCGCGCCGCCAGACGTAAGCAGCGCAAAGCGGGTGCCGACGCAAGACGCACGGGTGCAGGTTTATATCTTGTCTGGCGTCAGCCAGCGCAACCCTGCAGATGTGATGCGCGGCGAAGAAACCCAGATCAAAGGGTTGATCGCCACGCAACCCGACTTTGACGGCGTTGCCTGTTTGCCGGGCACCCACACAAAATGGGCGCATCTGAGCGCGGGCGAGATTGTCAGCTTTCAGACCTTTATGACGGGTGAATTGTTCGCGCTGCTGTCCCTGCAATCGGTGTTGCGTCATTCGGTGGCTACCGAAGGTTGGGACGACGCAGCCTTTGCCACTGCCGTTGACGACGCGATGGGCCGACCCCAAACCATTGCCGCCAAATTGTTCGGACTGCGCGCCAACGCGCTGTTGGGCGGGCTTGAAGGGGCCGAGGCACGCGCGCGCCTGTCGGGCCTGCTGATCGGGATAGAGCTGGCCGCATCGCGCCCCTACTGGCTGGGTCAGCAGGTTGCCTTGATCGGGGCTGCCGCGTCGGCCGATCCCTATGAAACTGCGTTGACCGCCCAGGGTGTGCCCGTTCTTCGCATGGACCCCACCGACATGACACTGGCGGGATTGCGGGCCGCCTATTCAAAGCTGGATCAGATATGA
- a CDS encoding 2-dehydro-3-deoxy-6-phosphogalactonate aldolase has product MTRNIIAILRGITPQEALPACEALMAAGITKIEVPLNSPEPFDSIRQMQVEFGHAAMIGAGTVLTVADVERLAGIGAQMVVSPDCNIAVIAATKGAGMASYPGCFTPTECFTALAAGADGIKIFPSFLVGTKGIQAMRAVLPAQAQVFAVGGIAAEDFGDWLAAGVDGFGMGTAIYTPGMDAHDIRARAAGIVAAYDMAKEAM; this is encoded by the coding sequence ATGACCCGCAACATCATCGCCATCCTGCGCGGCATCACCCCGCAAGAGGCTTTGCCTGCTTGCGAGGCGCTGATGGCTGCAGGGATCACAAAAATCGAAGTGCCGCTGAACTCGCCCGAACCTTTTGACAGTATTCGGCAAATGCAGGTCGAATTCGGCCACGCCGCCATGATCGGCGCAGGCACCGTGCTGACCGTTGCCGATGTGGAACGCCTGGCCGGGATCGGGGCGCAGATGGTGGTATCGCCCGATTGCAATATCGCTGTGATTGCAGCCACCAAGGGTGCGGGCATGGCGTCTTATCCGGGGTGTTTTACACCAACCGAATGCTTCACTGCTCTTGCGGCGGGCGCTGACGGTATCAAGATTTTCCCGTCGTTTCTGGTGGGGACCAAGGGCATTCAGGCGATGCGCGCGGTGCTTCCGGCGCAGGCGCAGGTCTTCGCTGTGGGTGGAATCGCTGCCGAAGACTTTGGCGACTGGCTGGCGGCGGGTGTCGACGGGTTTGGCATGGGTACGGCGATCTATACCCCCGGCATGGACGCGCATGACATCCGCGCGCGGGCCGCAGGCATCGTCGCGGCCTATGACATGGCAAAAGAGGCGATGTGA
- a CDS encoding SDR family NAD(P)-dependent oxidoreductase, translating to MTSFATFHDLDNASVFITGGGSGIGAALTEGFLAQGAKVAFVQRSDASAFVSDVSGKYAHDPLFLPCDITDIPALKKTMQSAAQAHGPITRLVNNAANDTRHTVADTTVGDWDACQNVNLRPHFFTAQAAAPMMKAQGYGTIVNFSSISYMMGMAGMAGYVTAKAAITGLTRALARELGPDHIRVNALMPGWVLTQRQMELWATPEDLAAHLDRQCLHEHLAPRDIVDAVLFLSSQASRMMTGQAMVVDGGVAVSG from the coding sequence ATGACGTCTTTCGCAACTTTCCATGATCTCGACAACGCGTCCGTGTTCATCACCGGTGGCGGGTCGGGCATCGGGGCCGCGCTTACCGAAGGGTTTCTGGCGCAGGGGGCCAAAGTGGCCTTTGTCCAACGCTCGGATGCCAGCGCCTTTGTCTCAGATGTGTCGGGGAAATACGCCCATGACCCACTGTTCCTGCCCTGCGACATCACCGACATTCCGGCCCTGAAAAAGACAATGCAGAGCGCAGCGCAAGCACACGGGCCGATCACACGGCTGGTCAACAATGCCGCCAATGACACACGCCATACAGTTGCCGACACGACAGTGGGTGACTGGGATGCCTGCCAGAATGTAAACCTGCGCCCGCATTTTTTTACCGCACAAGCCGCCGCGCCGATGATGAAGGCGCAGGGCTACGGCACAATCGTGAACTTTTCGTCGATTTCCTATATGATGGGGATGGCCGGAATGGCGGGCTATGTCACGGCCAAGGCGGCGATTACCGGATTAACGCGGGCCTTGGCGCGCGAATTGGGGCCGGACCATATTCGCGTCAATGCGCTGATGCCGGGGTGGGTGCTGACCCAGCGGCAAATGGAATTGTGGGCCACACCCGAGGATCTTGCTGCGCATCTTGACCGGCAATGCCTGCACGAACACCTAGCGCCGCGTGATATTGTCGATGCGGTTCTGTTTTTGTCATCTCAGGCCAGCCGGATGATGACGGGGCAGGCAATGGTTGTGGACGGCGGCGTGGCGGTGTCGGGCTGA